A window of Littorina saxatilis isolate snail1 linkage group LG7, US_GU_Lsax_2.0, whole genome shotgun sequence contains these coding sequences:
- the LOC138972057 gene encoding zinc finger protein 853-like — MKSSSTGAQAGIHAGPIGSPQEHVLVPSQVREVLLAEHKQVSTQAREVLLAPKHKQVSTQAREVLLAPKHKQVSTQAREVLLTPEHKQVSTQAREVLQTPEHQQVSTQAREVLLTPEHKQVSTQAREVLQTPEHQQVSTQAREVLQTPEHQQVSTQAREVLLTPEHKQVSTQARQVLLTPEHKQVSTQAREVFLTPEHKQVSTQAREVLQTPEHQQVSTQAREVFLTPEHKQVSTQAREVLQTPEHQQVSTQAREVLLTPEHKQVSTQAREVLLTPEHKQVSTQAREVLLTPEHKQVSTQAREVLLTPEHKQVSTQAREVLLTPEHKQVSMQVQ, encoded by the coding sequence atgaagtcttctagCACGGGAGCACAAGCAGGTATCCATGCAGGTCCAATAGGCTCTCCACAGGAGCACGTGCTGGTACCCTCGCAGGTCAGAGAGGTTCTCCTGGCGGAGCACAAGCAGGTATCTACACAGGCCAGAGAGGTTCTCCTAGCACCGAAGCACAAGCAGGTATCTACACAGGCCAGAGAGGTTCTCCTAGCACCGAAGCACAAGCAGGTATCTACACAGGCCAGAGAGGTTCTCCTAACACCGGAGCACAAGCAGGTATCTACACAGGCCAGAGAGGTTCTCCAAACACCGGAGCACCAACAGGTATCTACACAGGCCAGAGAGGTTCTCCTAACACCGGAGCACAAGCAGGTATCTACACAGGCCAGAGAGGTTCTCCAAACACCGGAGCACCAACAGGTATCTACACAGGCCAGAGAGGTTCTCCAAACACCGGAGCACCAACAGGTATCTACACAGGCCAGAGAGGTTCTCCTAACACCGGAGCACAAGCAGGTATCTACACAGGCCAGACAGGTTCTCCTAACACCGGAGCACAAGCAGGTATCTACACAGGCCAGAGAGGTTTTCCTAACACCGGAGCACAAGCAGGTATCTACACAGGCCAGAGAGGTTCTCCAAACACCGGAGCACCAACAGGTATCTACACAGGCCAGAGAGGTTTTCCTAACACCGGAGCACAAGCAGGTATCTACACAGGCCAGAGAGGTTCTCCAAACACCGGAGCACCAACAGGTATCTACACAGGCCAGAGAGGTTCTCCTAACACCGGAGCACAAGCAGGTATCTACACAGGCCAGAGAGGTTCTCCTAACACCGGAGCACAAGCAGGTATCTACACAGGCCAGAGAGGTTCTCCTAACACCGGAGCACAAGCAGGTATCTACACAGGCCAGAGAGGTTCTCCTAACACCGGAGCACAAGCAGGTATCTACACAGGCCAGAGAGGTTCTCCTAACACCGGAGCACAAGCAGGTATCCATGCAGGTCCAATAG
- the LOC138970620 gene encoding uncharacterized protein isoform X1, producing MWLDVLKVMCLGIFLGGFGRAVAENEGILSLHREPQVTTCSSAPVAEGERGEMVFHLAPFIARTADSLFMYVKKDNETDALSCHKADRKSPIQCDTPNRHFWSEGVVGRTLTLVAPKVTRDVEGVYILHVYDNRILDHNTSCNFTIEHRDISVVPGVVSFYLVVVVGVVIGRVVACRHRRRCELEVRSLYQRKAAQGHGRPSQYAAQEIVAIAPLGGRHAWYEPH from the exons ATGTGGCTTGATGTTTTGAAAGTTATGTGCCTTGGGATCTTTCTGGGTGGATTCGGAAGAGCGGTTGCTGAAAATGAAG GGATTTTGTCTTTACATCGCGAGCCTCAAGTCACAACCTGCAGCTCCGCCCCAGtggcagagggagagaggggggagatggTATTCCACCTGGCACCTTTCATAGCACGGACAGCCGACAGTCTGTTCATGTACGTCAAGAAAGACAACGAGACAG ATGCACTAAGCTGCCACAAAGCGGACAGGAAGTCTCCAATACAATGCGACACGCCTAATCGTCACTTTTGGTCGGAGGGTGTCGTGGGGCGAACACTGACTCTCGTTGCCCCCAAGGTCACTCGTGATGTGGAGGGTGTGTACATACTGCATGTGTACGACAACCGAATCCTGGATCACAATACAAGCTGCAACTTTACCATAGAGCACAGAG ACATTTCAGTTGTCCCAGGTGTGGTCTCATTCTACCTCGTTGTCGTGGTTGGTGTCGTCATAGGTCGTGTCGTCGCCTGCAGACACAGGAGAAG GTGTGAACTGGAAGTAAGATCGTTGTACCAGAGGAAAGCAGCCCAAGGTCATGGCCGACCCTCACAGTATGCGGCTCAGGAGATTGTCGCGATAGCACCATTAG GGGGCAGACACGCGTGGTATGAGCCACACTAA
- the LOC138970617 gene encoding uncharacterized protein: MPPNKRCAWGQCKTDDRYPERCVGVKFIPFVKPGKHLYHLDRCLRWIKACNRPAYQLNVNTIKSYTYICSKHFKDGWPSEENPDPLSAIASENDQPKKRKLPLKRSEPPPPKTRKLTAARILDSLGVAPEQGLLPNEELSEVAPQQGLLPIEEPSEVKRKCDEEAEATVSKICQTVFSSRKTAKNERVLQLVKGLTSLMLQIRTFSESDFNSFEFRSLQDSLKEIKETLDTNNINSFQNNVEIHISHIESWLSQMGNVHASAASMQDT; this comes from the exons ATGCCGCCTAACAAGCGCTGTGCTTGGGGACAATGTAAAACGGATGATAGGTATCCTGAACGCTGTGTTGGCGTGAAATTCATCCCATTTGTGAAACCGGGAAAGCATCTGTACCATCTAGATCGCTGCCTTCGCTGGATAAAAGCCTGCAATCGCCCAGCTTACCAGTTGAACGTCAACACAATCAAGTCGTACACGTACATTTGCAGCAAG CATTTTAAAGATGGATGGCCAAGTGAGGAGAACCCTGACCCACTGAGTGCAATTGCATCAGAAAATGATCAACCAAAGAAACGAAAGCTGCCCTTGAAGCGTTCTgagcccccaccccccaagacTCGGAAACTTACAGCCGCAAGAATTCTTGATTCTTTGGGG GTGGCCCCAGAGCAGGGTCTGCTTCCAAATGAAGAACTTTCAGAAGTGGCCCCACAGCAGGGTCTGCTACCGATTGAAGAACCGTCAGAAGTCAAGAGAAAGTGTGACGAAGAGGCTGAGGCTACAGTATCCAAGATTTGTCAG ACGGTGTTCAGCAGTCGTAAAACGGCAAAGAATGAGAGAGTTCTGCAACTGGTGAAAGGCCTGACGTCACTCATGCTGCAAATCAGG ACGTTCTCCGAGAGCGACTTCAATTCCTTTGAGTTCCGGTCCCTCCAGGACAGTCTGAAGGAGATCAAGGAGACACTGGATACAAACAACATCAA ctcCTTTCAAAACAACGTGGAGATCCACATCAGCCACATCGAGAGCTGGCTGAGTCAGATGGGCAACGTGCACGCCTCCGCCGCCTCCATGCAAGACACGTGA
- the LOC138970620 gene encoding uncharacterized protein isoform X2: MWLDVLKVMCLGIFLGGFGRAVAENEGILSLHREPQVTTCSSAPVAEGERGEMVFHLAPFIARTADSLFMYVKKDNETDALSCHKADRKSPIQCDTPNRHFWSEGVVGRTLTLVAPKVTRDVEDISVVPGVVSFYLVVVVGVVIGRVVACRHRRRCELEVRSLYQRKAAQGHGRPSQYAAQEIVAIAPLGGRHAWYEPH; this comes from the exons ATGTGGCTTGATGTTTTGAAAGTTATGTGCCTTGGGATCTTTCTGGGTGGATTCGGAAGAGCGGTTGCTGAAAATGAAG GGATTTTGTCTTTACATCGCGAGCCTCAAGTCACAACCTGCAGCTCCGCCCCAGtggcagagggagagaggggggagatggTATTCCACCTGGCACCTTTCATAGCACGGACAGCCGACAGTCTGTTCATGTACGTCAAGAAAGACAACGAGACAG ATGCACTAAGCTGCCACAAAGCGGACAGGAAGTCTCCAATACAATGCGACACGCCTAATCGTCACTTTTGGTCGGAGGGTGTCGTGGGGCGAACACTGACTCTCGTTGCCCCCAAGGTCACTCGTGATGTGGAGG ACATTTCAGTTGTCCCAGGTGTGGTCTCATTCTACCTCGTTGTCGTGGTTGGTGTCGTCATAGGTCGTGTCGTCGCCTGCAGACACAGGAGAAG GTGTGAACTGGAAGTAAGATCGTTGTACCAGAGGAAAGCAGCCCAAGGTCATGGCCGACCCTCACAGTATGCGGCTCAGGAGATTGTCGCGATAGCACCATTAG GGGGCAGACACGCGTGGTATGAGCCACACTAA